Proteins from one Burkholderiales bacterium genomic window:
- a CDS encoding hemerythrin domain-containing protein: protein MVAKKESASKSKDAIEVLIQQHKEVQKMFKDFEKLKEGDEAEKAALVKECCANLKIHAQIEEEIFYPAAREALRDGDDLLDEAEVEHASVEDLITQLEGMTPGDDLYDAKFTVLGEYTNHHIKEEQDEMFPKVKKAKLDLGAIGKQLEQRTMQLKGKMGLLGE, encoded by the coding sequence ATGGTTGCGAAGAAAGAGAGCGCGTCCAAAAGCAAGGACGCGATCGAAGTATTGATTCAGCAGCACAAGGAAGTACAAAAAATGTTCAAGGATTTCGAGAAGCTGAAGGAAGGAGATGAAGCGGAAAAAGCCGCGCTTGTGAAGGAGTGCTGTGCGAACTTGAAGATTCACGCCCAAATCGAGGAAGAGATCTTCTATCCGGCGGCTCGTGAGGCGCTTAGGGATGGCGACGATCTGCTCGACGAGGCGGAGGTCGAGCACGCCAGCGTCGAAGACTTGATCACGCAACTAGAAGGCATGACGCCCGGCGATGATCTGTATGACGCCAAATTCACGGTGCTCGGGGAATACACGAATCACCATATCAAGGAAGAGCAGGACGAGATGTTCCCGAAAGTCAAAAAGGCGAAGCTCGATCTAGGTGCGATTGGCAAGCAGCTCGAGCAACGCACCATGCAGCTCAAAGGAAAGATGGGCTTGCTTGGCGAATGA
- a CDS encoding PA2169 family four-helix-bundle protein, translated as MDNDKVVSTLNNLIETCKDGEQGYKTCAENAKDSKLKSVFNDGARRCAEGARELQSQVGRLGGDADTKGSVSGAVHRGWVNLKASITGKDDKAILNEAERGEDVAKKAYKEALETDLPSDLRIIVQRQYEGVMQNHDNVKALRDSYRAT; from the coding sequence ATGGATAACGACAAAGTCGTCTCTACACTGAACAATCTAATTGAAACCTGCAAAGACGGCGAACAGGGATATAAGACCTGCGCTGAAAATGCAAAGGATAGCAAACTTAAAAGTGTATTCAACGATGGCGCGCGGCGTTGCGCCGAAGGTGCGCGCGAATTGCAGTCGCAAGTTGGACGCCTCGGTGGCGACGCAGATACCAAGGGCAGCGTGTCTGGCGCGGTGCATCGCGGCTGGGTCAACCTCAAGGCGAGCATCACCGGCAAAGACGACAAGGCGATTCTAAATGAAGCCGAGCGCGGCGAAGACGTCGCCAAAAAAGCGTACAAGGAGGCGCTCGAAACGGATTTGCCAAGCGATCTTCGCATAATCGTCCAGCGTCAGTATGAAGGCGTCATGCAAAATCACGACAACGTTAAAGCGCTGCGCGACAGTTACCGCGCCACGTAG